From Blattabacterium cuenoti, a single genomic window includes:
- a CDS encoding aspartate aminotransferase family protein, translating into MKLFDVYPILDIELSKSDGSYVFDTKGNIYLDFYGGHAVISIGHSHPYYVKALIEQIHKISYYSNSVYIYQKNRLADLLGNISGYKDYSLFLCNSGTESNENALKIASFHTGKKKVIAFKGSFHGRTSGSLSVTDNYKLISPFNAQHETVFINYKDFDFLEEKLKNQDICAVITEGIQGVSGIIDPGLNFFYKVASLCKKNNTVLIIDEIQSGYGRTGSFFAHQLYPVKPDLITVAKGMGNGFPIGGVLIHPKFQSYYGMLGTTFGGNHLACTAGIAVLEIIQKENLIENAQKMGKILLQELRLISEIKEIRGRGLMIGLEFDFPIQDLKNILVYQEKVLVGTSNNAYVLRLLPPLNINENHIKLFLKKLKNALVYLFGKKNGK; encoded by the coding sequence ATGAAATTATTTGACGTTTATCCTATTCTAGATATAGAATTAAGTAAAAGTGATGGGTCTTATGTATTTGATACAAAAGGAAATATATATTTAGATTTTTATGGAGGACATGCTGTGATTTCTATTGGACATTCGCATCCATATTATGTCAAAGCTTTGATAGAACAAATTCATAAAATATCCTATTATTCTAATAGCGTTTATATTTATCAAAAAAATAGATTAGCGGATTTACTTGGAAATATTTCAGGATATAAAGATTATTCATTATTTTTGTGTAATTCAGGGACAGAATCTAATGAAAATGCATTAAAAATAGCTTCTTTTCATACAGGTAAAAAAAAAGTTATCGCTTTTAAAGGTTCTTTTCACGGAAGGACAAGTGGAAGTCTATCGGTAACGGATAACTACAAATTGATATCCCCTTTTAATGCTCAACATGAAACCGTATTTATAAATTATAAAGATTTTGATTTTTTAGAAGAAAAATTAAAAAATCAAGATATTTGTGCTGTCATTACTGAAGGAATACAAGGTGTATCAGGAATTATAGATCCCGGTTTAAATTTTTTTTATAAAGTAGCAAGTCTTTGCAAAAAAAATAATACAGTATTGATTATAGATGAGATACAAAGTGGATATGGAAGAACAGGATCTTTTTTTGCTCACCAATTGTATCCTGTAAAACCAGATTTGATTACTGTAGCTAAAGGTATGGGAAACGGATTTCCTATAGGGGGAGTCCTTATACATCCTAAGTTTCAATCATATTATGGCATGTTAGGAACGACTTTTGGAGGAAATCATTTGGCTTGTACAGCTGGAATTGCTGTATTGGAAATCATTCAAAAAGAAAATTTAATTGAAAACGCACAAAAAATGGGAAAAATATTGTTACAAGAATTACGTCTTATTTCCGAAATAAAAGAAATCAGAGGAAGAGGACTTATGATAGGATTAGAATTTGATTTTCCCATTCAGGATTTGAAAAATATTTTAGTTTATCAAGAGAAAGTATTGGTTGGGACATCTAATAATGCATATGTTTTACGATTACTTCCTCCATTAAATATTAATGAAAATCATATAAAATTATTCCTGAAAAAGTTAAAAAACGCTTTAGTGTATCTATTTGGTAAAAAAAATGGAAAATAA
- a CDS encoding argininosuccinate synthase domain-containing protein, producing the protein MKIKVRVSHEEDTKYAFLICQKIKESAKIRGTGIAKKDPEYIKLKMIHGNAIIAFCDEKLAGFSYLETFQNEEFVVNSGLIVFPEFRKKGLAKIIKIEIFKLSRNKFPNSKIFSITTSNPVIKINTELGFKPVSFSELTHSEKFWKGCQSCSNFDILTRNQRKMCLCTGLLYNPNKNKDDNQSHHNMKINRNYLSTGDKIVLAYSGGLDTSYCLKYLIQEKRYEVHTVIINTGGFKKDELNKIEKRALSIGSKSHQTIDAIEEYYQNCIKYLIFGNILKNNTYPLSVSSERIFQAIKIAQYATFIQAKAIAHGSTGAGNDQVRFDIAFQIICPEKITLSPIRDMKVSRKEEIEYLKNKGVSICWDQAKYSINKGIWGTSIGGKETLTSYHDFPEEAYPTKLRRKKSENLELEFEKGELVRVNKEKEKAIKNIIKIEKIASKFAIGRGIHIGDTILGIKGRVAFEASAAIIIIKAHHLLEKHILTKWQLYWKEQLSNWYGMLLHEAQYLDPVMRDIEKFLNSTQERLTGTVDIILYPYRFHLVGIKSKFDLMTSSNMAKYGEMNYAWTAEDVKGFTKILSNQMKMYHNLNKEE; encoded by the coding sequence ATGAAAATCAAAGTTAGAGTATCTCATGAAGAGGATACGAAATATGCTTTCTTAATATGTCAAAAAATTAAGGAATCAGCAAAAATAAGAGGAACTGGAATCGCAAAAAAAGATCCAGAATATATTAAGTTAAAAATGATTCATGGAAATGCAATCATTGCTTTTTGTGATGAAAAACTAGCGGGATTTAGTTATCTTGAAACTTTTCAAAATGAAGAATTTGTTGTTAATTCCGGTTTAATTGTTTTTCCAGAATTCAGAAAAAAAGGATTAGCTAAAATTATTAAAATTGAAATTTTTAAACTTTCCAGAAATAAATTTCCAAATTCTAAAATTTTTAGTATTACAACAAGTAATCCAGTTATTAAAATCAATACAGAATTGGGTTTTAAACCTGTTTCTTTTAGTGAATTAACTCATTCAGAAAAGTTTTGGAAAGGATGTCAAAGTTGTTCAAATTTTGATATTTTAACAAGAAATCAAAGAAAAATGTGTTTATGTACAGGACTTTTATACAATCCTAACAAGAACAAGGATGATAACCAAAGCCATCATAATATGAAAATAAATAGAAATTATTTATCTACTGGAGATAAAATTGTTTTAGCTTATAGTGGTGGTTTAGATACCTCTTATTGTTTGAAATATTTAATACAGGAAAAAAGATATGAAGTTCATACAGTTATTATTAATACAGGAGGATTTAAAAAGGATGAATTAAATAAAATTGAAAAAAGAGCTTTAAGTATTGGATCTAAATCGCATCAAACTATTGATGCTATAGAAGAATACTATCAAAATTGTATCAAATATCTTATATTCGGAAATATTCTGAAGAATAATACTTATCCACTTTCAGTAAGTTCAGAAAGAATTTTTCAAGCAATAAAGATCGCACAATATGCGACTTTTATTCAAGCAAAAGCAATTGCTCATGGAAGTACAGGTGCGGGTAACGATCAAGTTAGATTTGATATAGCTTTTCAAATTATTTGTCCAGAAAAAATAACTTTATCTCCGATAAGAGATATGAAAGTGTCTAGAAAAGAAGAAATTGAATATTTGAAAAATAAAGGAGTGTCTATTTGTTGGGATCAAGCAAAATATTCTATAAACAAAGGAATTTGGGGAACTAGTATAGGAGGAAAAGAAACACTTACTTCTTATCACGATTTTCCTGAAGAGGCTTATCCCACAAAATTAAGAAGAAAAAAAAGTGAAAATTTAGAATTAGAATTTGAAAAAGGTGAATTAGTCAGAGTAAATAAAGAAAAAGAAAAAGCTATAAAAAATATAATCAAAATTGAAAAAATTGCTTCCAAATTTGCGATCGGAAGAGGGATACATATAGGAGACACTATTTTGGGTATTAAAGGAAGAGTGGCTTTTGAAGCTTCGGCTGCTATTATTATTATAAAAGCTCATCATTTGTTGGAAAAACATATTTTGACAAAATGGCAACTTTATTGGAAAGAACAATTATCTAATTGGTATGGAATGTTACTTCATGAAGCTCAATACTTAGACCCTGTTATGCGTGATATAGAAAAATTTTTAAATAGTACACAAGAAAGATTAACCGGAACTGTCGATATCATTCTTTATCCTTATAGATTTCATTTAGTCGGAATTAAATCTAAATTTGATTTAATGACATCTTCTAATATGGCTAAATATGGAGAAATGAATTATGCTTGGACAGCAGAAGATGTTAAGGGTTTTACAAAAATTTTGAGCAATCAAATGAAAATGTATCACAATTTAAATAAAGAAGAATGA
- the argC gene encoding N-acetyl-gamma-glutamyl-phosphate reductase: MIKIGIIGGTGFTAGELIRLIIHHPKISIKNIVSQSHTEKLVHLVHQDLLGEKKIKNIKFTRNLSKEIDIVFLCSGHGQSRKELHNISEHIKVIDLSQDFRINIQSIFNNRNFIYGLPEFQKERIKKSNNIANPGCFATAILLAVLPLAKNQLLKKDIHISAITGSTGSGKKLSDTNHFSWRNNNISAYKIFQHQHLQEIEQTIHQIQKNFYSKIYFVPYRGNFSRGIITTLYTDSVLSLEKNQEIYEEYYKNHPFVMISDVNIDMKQVINTNKCILYLIKEKDQLIVISIIDNLIKGASGQAIQNMNLMFNLDETCGLRLKSVRF; this comes from the coding sequence ATGATTAAAATAGGTATTATAGGAGGAACTGGATTTACTGCTGGAGAATTAATAAGATTAATAATTCATCATCCCAAAATTAGTATTAAAAATATAGTTAGTCAAAGTCATACAGAAAAATTGGTTCATTTGGTTCATCAAGATTTATTAGGAGAAAAAAAAATAAAAAATATAAAGTTTACCCGTAATTTAAGCAAAGAAATAGATATTGTATTTCTTTGTTCTGGCCATGGACAATCTAGAAAAGAATTGCATAATATATCAGAACATATAAAAGTCATTGATTTAAGTCAAGATTTTAGAATCAATATTCAATCCATTTTTAACAATAGAAATTTTATCTATGGATTACCAGAATTTCAAAAAGAAAGAATAAAAAAATCCAATAATATTGCCAATCCTGGTTGTTTTGCTACAGCTATTCTTTTAGCTGTTTTACCATTAGCTAAAAATCAATTATTAAAAAAAGATATTCATATTAGTGCTATAACAGGTTCTACAGGATCCGGAAAAAAACTGAGTGATACGAATCATTTTAGTTGGAGAAATAATAATATTTCTGCTTATAAAATTTTTCAACATCAGCATTTGCAGGAAATTGAACAAACCATTCATCAAATACAAAAAAATTTTTATTCTAAAATTTATTTTGTACCTTATAGGGGTAATTTTTCTAGAGGAATTATAACAACTTTATATACTGATTCTGTTCTTTCCTTAGAAAAGAATCAAGAAATATATGAAGAATATTATAAAAATCATCCATTTGTAATGATTTCTGATGTTAATATTGATATGAAACAAGTCATCAATACTAATAAATGTATATTATATCTTATTAAAGAGAAAGATCAATTGATTGTTATAAGCATCATAGATAATCTCATCAAAGGAGCTTCGGGTCAAGCTATACAAAATATGAATCTTATGTTTAATTTGGATGAAACTTGTGGTTTAAGATTAAAATCCGTTCGTTTCTAA